From the Macrobrachium nipponense isolate FS-2020 chromosome 17, ASM1510439v2, whole genome shotgun sequence genome, the window ATCTTTGTTGCAATGAATTAAAAAGATAAGACAATATCCAGTATTCATAGTTACaactaatttatattaatttttcttaattttgctttgtaattttctttaaagCAAAAATTTAGCCATTCAAAAAGTTTGTGTAATACACCTCCAAAGAGTTAAAGTAAGTTGTTGTTGGATGAAGCATTTACACCCATTTGTGTGTAGACCGTATGTTTATAGTGTGTGATAAATGCatcttttgcttaaaaaaaaaaaatgtctaagcaTTGTATTTCCTGCCTTGTTTTTGGCAATCTAAGATTAAATACAGTACTACTCATATTAGGTTTGGTTACATGTTCTCTCAAAAGGAATAAACTTATCTTTTTGAAGCTAACTTAATGGCCGTGAAGTAAATTTAGACACCCAATATTTGCCTCTTTATGTAATAAGTTGCTACAATGTTTTCAAGTGATACAATATAATTACATACCAGAATTAGTAGTTAAAACTAATTAATATTCATTGTTATATCTTATGTTTTTATTCAATTGTCTAAAAAAATTTAGGTATTCACAAAGGCTTTGTAATGCCTCCAGTAGTATTAAGTAAGAGCTTGATGTTGGATAAAGCATTTACACCCTTACATTAGGTTTGGTCACATTTTCACGAGGAATAAAACTCAGCTTTAAGTTCATGGCTTTCATGTTAATTTAATCTCAAACATTTGCCTCTTCATTTATGTAATTAATAAGCTGAACATTGAATATAATATTGTTTAATAGCTTTTTTGATATAAAGGCAAAATGGTATCTAAATTTTTTCCTATACATAATCTGTAGCAATAGTTCTTGTATAATCTGTTCAAAGTACATTTGTATTGCTAACAATGGGGATTGGAAAACTAAATTTATTTCtagataaaataaagattaaatttaTTTCCAGATTAAGTAGATTACATTTATCTCTAACATAGGTCAACAATTTCACTAATTTTAAGATTACATGTACCTTTAACAATCTCAACAAGTTTAAATATGAATAACCAGGTTTTGGGAAGTGAAATGTAAGCGAGGCAGTGGTAATCATATGTATGTCGGTGtcctctctcatttctttgcAAGGCTTTGTATAATTAATTTGGAAAGGCAGATTCTGCCTCCTGCAACTAACCCACCGGGAAATAGTCATTTAAACTAGTCAAAGGGGTGGCTCATAAACTAatgtaatactaaataaattattattcccAAGATTAATAGTACTTCAATATATTGTTTGTTATGGTAATTATCTAAAATTCCTTCAAGTTATGAGTTTTCTAGACTTTTTGGTAAAAAAGTCTGGACCTACCAGGATGTAATAGACAATCCTATGGTTATAATGAAACTTATTTGAGGTCCATTAAAAACATGTAGTAAATTAAATATATCGATACACTGACAACTCATAGTGCAGAGATAGCCAGTTTACTGCTAGCCACCTTAACCATAGTGAGTTGTCTACTAGCTGTACCTCTTTATGAAACTATGCTGGCACCACAAATTATTCATTATGAACTCAATcatctgctggtattgaaaaatatcatggaaaacagTAGTATTTTATTGCAAATTTTAAATTAGAGAGAGGTATTGGGGGAGAGATGAGAAAAACAGCAATAAATATAGTGAGAGGGAGTTACAAGGAATtaaaaggattaggatgcctcaaaggcttgttagtccatccgaggagacgtgTGCTCACATTTCTCTAGGAgcgggttttactgttcattcacagtgtcataatgattttgtctagctttcttttaaactccttcCTACCTTTATTGCTGCTTTCATGGCTTGGTTATATCTTACAACACTCCTCAATTCTTACAATGAAACAATGCTACGTAAGAGAGGGATGGAAGAATGCTAGAGACTTTCAAACAATTGCTACACCTTTACACCAGCTATGAGGTATAAAGTAGCCTATTTTGCTGGGTCTTGAATGATCCGATTTTGTTACTTACCAAGGGGTCAGACCCCCAGAATGACTCAATTTGAGGTGCCAGTGAGGTAAACTGTTAACAGTGTGTGAAAAAGTATGCTACAGTGTGTGAAAAAGTATGCTaagtttcatatttcattcattaacaATCGTCTTTATATTCATCTTTTAAGGGATCAGACGTGAAATACATCCACtattttgcattttatcataTATCCATTTTTCTAAGCATTAAATAACTGACCACAAAACATTGTCAATAGTAGTATATACAATACTTAATTGTAACCTAAGTGAGTTTCATTTtaacagaaattattattattagctgctgCATCAGCAATTCATGAAGTAACTTTTTGATGGTCTGTTGAAATCATTCATCTCTAACTTTATGAAGTTCTTTTATATAATCATCAAGACCTGAAGTACTAATCTATGGTTAACCtaaatttgtataaaattacATAAGATACTACAGTTTGTTTATCTTATTATTGATGtattagtgtattatatatatttttgaatggaTTTTTAGTAACAGCAATTTTGATCTCATTGTATCGAGTTATCCACAATTGTATCGAGTTTATCCACAATTGTATCGAGTTATCCACAATCATTACATAAGTTGTTAATAATTGTATGTCATTTAGTACTTAAGTACAGTATGTAACATTTTAGGTTTTTAGCTTCCTTTATTCATTGTATCAACTCCATATGATACagcaagaaatatatttctgaggTACGTATGTATAAACCTTTGTAGAAATGTTCTGTGTCAAATCTTGGCAGGCTGAAGTatgatgtaaatttttttaatgtttaactGTTTTTTCAGGGATATATTCATTTGTTGCCTAATGTTTAGAACATTTTGTAGAGATTAAAACCTTATGTAATATTGCAAATGCTTTTCTTTAATACCTTTGTATTTAATGTGAACCAAGTACCATTTACTCTTGTAGCCATGTGCAAAACACTGCTCCAATTTAATGCACTGGCTGACAGTTCAGTATAAATGATAAATTTAGTGCATACATTGCTTACAAGTGAAAAAGTTTAGATTAAATAAAGagtatacataaattataaatttaGTGCATACATTGcttaaaaaagtgaaaattttaaattaaacaagatataaatataaaaaaaaaaaaaaaaaaaaaggcctaccatatgaaatggaaatttcaataatgttaaacttttattaaaaagttatctCCATTGAAATACATAATGGGTCATACGTATAATTTCTCAAGAGTACAAACTGGACCATGTACAAGTACATAAGTGGCGCTACAAGCCATTGTTCTTACCTAGAACATGAGCCCTCATCTCCCCTTTTTTATCCATCAAAATGGTTGCCAATTGATAGTTTCCCATCTCACTGGACTGGGAAAGAGTTCTTCAGGTTTAATCCAATGTGATTTCGGTCCATAACATGATTAGCAGGGATAGAGGGAAGCTTCACCCCACCCTCTGCAGCAGTACCAGCACTGCCTCACCCTCAGGTGTGTGCCAGTAGAGCAACACCATTCCACCTTCCAGGCCGGTGTGAGTGCCATTTCTTGGTGAATGTGTTAAAACAGTTACTGTGTGATCTTGTATTGCAATGCTTTTCcccttatcaagtacttatctaGTGCCGTGTCATGTGTACGGGCCCCAAAAACTGGAAATTGCCTAGATAATCGAGGCCGGTTAGTTGATGCTTTGCATCATAGTATTCTTTTGTGCAGTCTACTTTGAAGGACATTATGGGAGCCAAGGACAAGCTGAAGAAGGATATGACTCGTAAGCAGTCAATCTTGATCTGGTTTTGTCAGCAAAGTTCAGCCAGGGTAGATATCTGTGGCACTCGACTGAATGCTGCTGCTGCCAGAAAGTTTGCAGGTCTGCATGTGTTGTAGACTCTAACAACCCTGTGGTAGGGATGTAAGCATACTACGTATACTGTAGGTTCTGCGGGTCATAAAAAGAgattaaaaggacagctgctgccttgcagtcttactttttagtaaaaggcttggcacactgctaataactgtggacattgctgccttgcagtcttgctttttagtaaaaggctagtcccactgccaataactggaaaattGCTGCCTTGCCAGTTGACATTTTAGTCaaatgctaggcccactgccaataactggttgatgacagcaagagcATGTggttgtaaaaacccctttgccaaacaataaaccatgcctgatgcttTAAGAATATGAGTGCGGCTAGGGCGTCCCTAGGGTTCACAACTGCGGCCAAATTagtggaagataagagcaggtaTGTGGAATGTTGGTACTCTTACAGGAAAGCTGAGGGAGGTAGTggatgtgatggagaggaggaggatagattttttgtgtgtgcaggagactaggtggaaagggagtaGAACTAGAGAGACaggaaatgggtataagctcTATTACAGTGGGTcacgagagggaagaaatggagttggaattatagtaagtaacaactggaagggaaaggaaaagtgGTAGAActaaagagagtaaatgataggctttaAAAGAAGCCAGTAATAATAGGGGATAAGGTAGTATTAAATTTATCAGCATACGCTCCTCAGATGGGGtaccaagagcaagagaaagaattatttagacaagagtttgaggctgccattagaaaagtgaaagaggaggagaaactaataatagcAGCTGATCTGAATGGCAGGGAGGGAAAGAGAGGAGATGGGTATGAGAGGTACAtggaggccatgggtttggaattagaaatgaagatggggattattattggagatggctcagagtcTTGAAATGGCCTgaatgaacacatggtttcaaaaGTTAGATAAGTACAGTtgccccccatattcgcggggaatGCATACCAGACCCAACCGCAAATgtttagaatccgcgaatagttggaacccctataaaaacactgaaaatggcctattttggtctgtaaaactcaagaaaaaccgaCTCAAACTTTTTATACctgggttttttaatagttttattacaaaaagtgcattttatgatgatacTGATCTAAAAaatcaggaatttctggatatttctcatagataaataccatgaataggtgcatttcccacgaataatgggtagatatggtccagggAGAAATCCGTGAATCCGATCCAGTTTTATAGGGCTTGTGTAGAGCCATAAAACTGGCGATTTAAGGCACCATAACGGGGCAGAGTTTCGGTTATTGGCACCAAAAGGTGCCGATAATACAGTTATGGTGCTATagtatacctaacagaggtgccattaaccggttattgacaccattaaccgaaacttggcacaTAAATcgcagtttcggttaatggcggttttcacttatcagcccCCCACCGAGATCacaacccctgccaataaccagaTACTGCCTGCAGGCTTCTTGACTCAGAGGGGCTTTTCTAGAAACGGAATTAAATACCTGAATCTTAGTACTAACGTTACCCATGGTTCTAAATCATTCTTGCTCAATAGTACTTCCCTAAAATGCTGAAGTCTTGCTCCTACTGGTGCACGAGGCGATCGCTTTCACTTTATAGTGCCCGATCTAGATGGGTTTTTCTTAACGGCTCGCGAGCCAAAGCGACATTTGATCTCGTTCTGGGGTTCGATCTCGGTCTACTGCCACGAAAGGGAAAGGGCTGCAAAGGCTAAGCTACCTTCACGCTCGATGGAGTTGCTTCTTTTGGCTGCCTTGTGGAATGGGCCAACAAATCTTGTGTGGACTTCTCAAGCCCCGATGGTATGTCAATAATAAAAAACGGAGGAAAGAGGAGTCCTTTACTAACTGCAGACTTCTGAACCGTGGTGACTCCCTTACTAGTAAAGGAATACCAAAGCTCCCTATTTTTCAAAACTCCCATTGCTTAAAGGGAGGCTATTTCATTTGAAGCATCCCTTACTCCCTTCCCTGCACAAAAAGGATATGATTCATTATTGTGTTACACCTACaatgctcatatgtttgttatgattctattatgttttttgtattttatatattcaactAACCACCTTCTTCAATGTAGCTTAGCCAAGAAACAcaagcaagaagatattgctttattattgcCCTTTATCCACGGACCTTGACAACGAGAAATGGAACACTATCCAATAGTACTAAAATAACATCTTTACCTCTTCCCATAGGTAAGAGTAAAGAACTGTGgtatgggtcatataactaaagcagacccaaaacacacacactctctcatcTGGAATAGACAAGTTCTGAGTTTTTACCATAAACCCTGGAATGAAAGAGAATGAGACTCCATCCCTCCTTGTACCAAATGAGACAGGACAGGCAATGCTATTTTAAAGCCAAAGTTAAAGGGGCCGGCCGGTACCCCTATAAATGGGGATATAGGGCAAATATAGGGCAAAAAAATgcagtcataaaaaaattcaCGGAGCTTCGAAAGGCAATGgagaatgaatatacaaaatattttgtcaaaattcctcatACTTTCGTAAcgcaataagccaaaaacattgatctgtacaagaaaatgcaacatttcttgttatcataaattttgatagttattgtcaaagaaattgtgagcaatggcatctgtagagattccatgagtcgcagGAGGAAAGGTTCCTAGCTAAGACTAAGCTAGTAGTAGTAAGCTTACCACCCTTCAGTGCGAGCAGAAACATGAAAAAGGTTatacgttcgagtttcacctcttgacattcgctCGCGTTTACGTTTGTTCATCTTTGTTACGGCGAGAATTTCATCATGAAGAAGACAATTCACTCTAATATGAGTTCAGACTAtcagttagtgaagagagagaggacggggcTTGGGGAGGGGTGTGTAGTAAGGAACACTCggtcttgcctgacgcacacgtcaggcagtgccccaggctacagtctttgagcaaagggatcttcatttatgacaaataacatagttttggtttattaatacccaaaaaggaatatgaaattcataataatcatgatttattaacattatttttgtaaaaagagagtacgtACACGTTCTAgtctcacctctgacattctcttgcttttatgtctgtttatctttgtcttggcaagaatttcatcatgcgaaagaggaaaaaacaaggaaaacatctcactaacatatagaagaagaaaattcactgtaataagccaagttagtgaacgagagagaaagagagttgcaTAGGTAGGAGTggcccgtcttgcctgaagcagtgccccaggctgcgatctatgagcaaagggatcttcatttatgattaaattatgataaataacatagttttggtttattaatacccaaaaaagaaatataaaattcataataatcattatttattaacactgtctttgtaaaaatacaaagggAAACTTTaaatgcccgtatctcaaaactatacttattgatcTTCAAgttctatcttctcccttagttttaaagttatagtattcaaatttggtatataacttagaaagacattatagaacaatcaagtgaagcccttttttcccattttgtttcgtttttttttttcttaatttttttttcttgattaatagggtttattttttaccatacagtaatgaaa encodes:
- the LOC135195936 gene encoding uncharacterized protein LOC135195936; the encoded protein is MWNVGTLTGKLREVVDVMERRRIDFLCVQETRWKGSRTRETGNGYKLYYSGSREGRNGVGIIMGYQEQEKELFRQEFEAAIRKVKEEEKLIIAADLNGREGKRGDGYERYMEAMGLELEMKMGIIIGDGSES